In one window of Ruminococcus hominis DNA:
- a CDS encoding biotin--[acetyl-CoA-carboxylase] ligase: MKTEILKLLRESQDYVSGQQLCETFGVSRTAVWKVMNQLKEEGYEVEAVRNRGYRIVGSADVMTQEELESLLDGRTKWAGQHVVYSDEIDSTNIKAKQLGEEGASHGTLVVADMQTAGRGRRGRGWDSPSGSSIYMSIMLRPKFPPVKAPMLTIVMAYSVARALRTCTGLDVQIKWPNDIILNGKKIVGILTEMSTEIDYINHVVIGVGINVNTETFPEEIADKATSLRIEIGEVQKRAPIVAEIMSEFEKCYEEFEKQEDLSFIQEEYNKLLVNCGKDVCILGAKESYQAHALGINETGELIVRREDGSKETVYAGEVSVRGVYGYV, encoded by the coding sequence ATGAAAACAGAAATCTTAAAGCTTTTGAGAGAAAGTCAAGATTATGTTTCCGGGCAGCAGTTGTGTGAGACTTTCGGAGTTTCACGCACAGCAGTCTGGAAAGTAATGAATCAATTAAAAGAAGAAGGATACGAGGTCGAAGCAGTTCGGAATCGAGGATATCGGATCGTGGGCAGTGCAGACGTTATGACACAAGAAGAGTTAGAAAGCCTTTTGGATGGCCGAACAAAGTGGGCCGGACAGCATGTTGTCTATTCTGATGAGATTGATTCAACAAATATAAAAGCAAAACAGTTAGGTGAAGAAGGTGCGTCACACGGGACACTTGTAGTGGCAGATATGCAGACTGCAGGTCGAGGAAGAAGAGGACGTGGGTGGGATTCACCATCCGGCAGCAGCATTTATATGTCCATTATGCTTAGACCAAAATTCCCACCGGTAAAAGCACCTATGCTGACAATCGTAATGGCTTATAGCGTAGCAAGAGCATTGCGTACATGTACCGGATTAGATGTACAGATTAAGTGGCCGAATGATATTATCCTGAATGGAAAAAAGATTGTTGGGATATTGACAGAGATGAGTACAGAAATCGACTATATTAACCATGTAGTGATTGGAGTCGGAATCAATGTCAACACAGAAACATTTCCAGAGGAGATAGCAGATAAGGCAACTTCTCTTCGGATTGAGATTGGGGAAGTACAGAAGAGAGCACCGATTGTAGCAGAAATTATGTCTGAGTTTGAAAAATGCTATGAAGAATTTGAAAAACAGGAAGATTTGAGCTTTATTCAGGAAGAATATAATAAGCTGCTTGTGAATTGCGGAAAGGATGTCTGCATTTTAGGTGCAAAAGAATCTTATCAGGCACATGCTTTGGGAATTAATGAAACCGGTGAATTAATTGTCCGCCGGGAAGATGGAAGTAAAGAAACCGTATATGCAGGAGAGGTATCTGTGCGTGGAGTATACGGATATGTATAA
- a CDS encoding DUF6145 family protein: MENTEEIVLCAASAYEQKFYLNPDFMTLPESVRQELQIMCVLYTADVGGILMVVYDEDGNLELKVEHDENDFEFDEIGSVLKIKELQNTKRELFESLELYYRVKYLGEDIDLDDVEDSEE; the protein is encoded by the coding sequence ATGGAAAACACAGAAGAGATTGTACTTTGTGCAGCCAGTGCATATGAGCAGAAGTTTTATTTGAATCCGGATTTTATGACACTTCCAGAGTCAGTTCGCCAGGAACTTCAAATCATGTGTGTACTGTATACAGCTGATGTTGGCGGAATCCTCATGGTTGTATATGATGAAGATGGAAACCTTGAATTGAAAGTCGAACATGATGAAAATGATTTCGAATTTGACGAAATTGGAAGCGTTCTTAAAATTAAAGAATTACAGAATACAAAAAGAGAATTATTTGAATCATTGGAATTGTATTATAGAGTCAAATATCTTGGAGAAGACATTGATTTGGATGATGTCGAAGATTCAGAAGAATAG
- a CDS encoding response regulator transcription factor, whose translation MSKRILIIEDEESIAELERDYLELSNFEVEVANDGQLGLDKALGEEFDLIILDLMLPGVDGFEICKQVRNNKNTPIIMVSAKKDDIDKIRGLGLGADDYMTKPFSPSELVARVKAHLARYERLIGSSVDENEIIEIRGLKIDTTARRVWVNGEEKSFTTKEFDLLTFLAGHPNHVYSKEELFREIWDMESVGDIATVTVHIKKIREKIEYDTSHPQYIETIWGVGYRFKV comes from the coding sequence ATGAGCAAAAGAATTTTAATAATCGAAGACGAAGAAAGTATCGCAGAATTAGAGCGTGATTATTTGGAGCTTAGTAATTTTGAGGTGGAAGTTGCAAATGACGGACAACTGGGATTAGATAAAGCATTAGGAGAAGAATTTGATTTAATCATTTTAGACCTTATGCTTCCGGGAGTAGATGGGTTTGAGATTTGCAAACAGGTACGAAACAATAAGAATACACCAATCATTATGGTTTCAGCAAAAAAAGATGACATAGACAAAATCCGTGGACTGGGACTGGGAGCGGATGATTATATGACAAAACCATTCAGCCCAAGCGAACTGGTTGCCCGTGTTAAGGCACATCTGGCAAGATATGAGCGTTTGATCGGAAGCAGTGTGGATGAAAATGAAATCATAGAAATCCGTGGATTGAAGATTGATACAACAGCACGGCGCGTATGGGTAAATGGCGAAGAAAAATCATTTACAACAAAAGAGTTTGATTTGTTGACATTTCTTGCAGGTCATCCGAATCATGTGTATTCGAAGGAAGAACTATTTAGAGAAATCTGGGACATGGAGTCAGTAGGAGATATTGCAACTGTAACAGTGCATATAAAGAAAATCCGAGAGAAGATCGAATACGATACATCGCACCCACAGTATATTGAAACAATCTGGGGAGTTGGATATAGATTCAAGGTATAA
- the greA gene encoding transcription elongation factor GreA, translating into MAEAKKRLLTYAGLRALEEELENLKVVKRKEVAAKIKEAREQGDLSENAEYDAAKDEQRDIEARIEELEAILKNVEVVVEDEVDFDRINVGCTVKVYDVTFDEEIEFKIVGSTEANSLEGKISNESPVGQALMGKEVGDVVDVETQAGVIQYKVLGINRSL; encoded by the coding sequence ATGGCAGAGGCAAAGAAAAGATTACTGACATATGCTGGATTAAGAGCATTAGAAGAAGAACTTGAAAATTTAAAAGTAGTAAAACGTAAAGAAGTTGCAGCTAAGATAAAAGAGGCAAGAGAACAGGGAGACCTTTCAGAGAATGCTGAATACGATGCAGCAAAAGATGAGCAGCGCGATATCGAGGCTCGTATCGAAGAACTTGAAGCAATTCTTAAAAATGTAGAGGTTGTAGTGGAAGACGAAGTGGATTTCGACAGAATCAATGTTGGATGTACAGTAAAAGTATACGATGTAACATTTGATGAAGAAATCGAATTCAAAATCGTAGGATCTACAGAGGCGAACTCTTTGGAAGGAAAGATTTCAAACGAGTCACCTGTAGGACAGGCTCTGATGGGTAAAGAAGTCGGAGACGTAGTAGATGTTGAGACACAGGCAGGTGTGATCCAGTACAAGGTTCTGGGTATCAACCGCTCACTCTAG
- a CDS encoding potassium channel family protein: MGKQFAVFGLGSFGKSVALTLQSFGCDVIAVDNCYEKIQDIADSVSYAMCGDVTEPEFMKTIGARNLDGAVIAVSENLEAAIMATMISKEMGISYVLVKAMDELQGKILEKVGADSIVYPEIDMGERVAKKLISTEFIDWIELSPDYSLTEKLLPKQWEGKSLAELRVREKYGINVIGILKEDKMDMALDPSKPLQPDDMLFIIGKNSDLEKFKLR; this comes from the coding sequence ATGGGAAAACAATTTGCTGTGTTCGGTCTTGGAAGCTTTGGAAAAAGTGTAGCATTGACCTTGCAGAGTTTTGGATGCGATGTGATCGCAGTTGATAATTGTTATGAGAAGATACAGGATATTGCAGATTCGGTTTCATATGCGATGTGCGGAGACGTAACAGAGCCAGAATTTATGAAAACGATAGGAGCCCGCAATCTGGATGGGGCAGTGATTGCAGTTTCAGAAAATCTTGAAGCTGCGATCATGGCAACTATGATTTCGAAAGAAATGGGAATTTCTTATGTATTGGTAAAAGCAATGGACGAACTGCAGGGAAAGATTCTTGAGAAAGTCGGTGCTGACTCGATTGTGTATCCGGAAATCGATATGGGTGAACGTGTAGCAAAAAAGCTGATATCGACAGAATTTATTGATTGGATTGAGTTATCTCCGGATTATAGTCTGACAGAGAAACTGCTTCCGAAACAATGGGAAGGAAAGAGTCTGGCAGAGCTGCGGGTCCGCGAAAAATATGGGATTAACGTAATCGGAATTTTAAAGGAAGACAAGATGGATATGGCATTAGATCCATCAAAACCATTGCAACCGGATGATATGTTATTTATTATCGGGAAAAATTCTGATTTAGAGAAGTTTAAGCTAAGGTAA
- the argF gene encoding ornithine carbamoyltransferase, producing MNLKGRNFLTLKDFTPEEITYLLDLSAELKEKKKKGIPVDHYKGKNVALIFEKDSTRTRCAFEVAASDMGMGSTYLGPTGSQIGKKETIKDTARVLGRMYDGIEYRGFDQEIVETLAEYAGVPVWNGLTNQYHPTQMLADMLTIREYFGDLKGRKLVYMGDARYNMGNSLMIACSKLGMHFVACTTSNYFPNAELVETCRGYAAQSGGSVTLTEDAIEGTKGADVIYTDVWVSMGEPDEVWESRIKELAPYKVTKEIMANAGEQAIFLHCLPAFHDLNTTIGKEMGERFGFTDMEVTDEVFESEQSKVFDEAENRMHTIKAVMVATLGEVK from the coding sequence ATGAACTTAAAGGGAAGAAATTTTTTGACATTAAAAGACTTTACTCCGGAAGAAATTACATACCTGCTTGATTTATCAGCAGAATTAAAAGAGAAAAAGAAAAAAGGAATTCCGGTGGACCACTACAAAGGGAAAAATGTTGCGCTGATTTTTGAAAAAGACAGTACAAGAACAAGATGTGCTTTTGAAGTTGCAGCATCTGATATGGGAATGGGGTCTACTTATCTTGGACCTACAGGATCTCAGATTGGAAAGAAAGAAACAATCAAAGATACAGCACGTGTACTTGGAAGAATGTATGATGGAATCGAATATCGCGGATTTGATCAGGAAATCGTAGAGACATTGGCAGAATACGCAGGTGTTCCGGTATGGAACGGGCTGACAAACCAGTATCATCCAACACAGATGCTGGCAGACATGTTGACGATCCGCGAATATTTCGGAGATTTAAAAGGGCGTAAGCTGGTATATATGGGAGATGCAAGATATAATATGGGTAACTCTCTGATGATCGCCTGCTCCAAATTAGGTATGCACTTTGTTGCCTGCACAACATCAAACTATTTCCCAAATGCAGAATTAGTTGAGACATGCCGCGGATATGCAGCCCAGTCAGGTGGAAGTGTTACATTGACAGAAGATGCAATAGAAGGAACAAAAGGCGCAGATGTTATCTATACAGATGTATGGGTATCTATGGGTGAGCCGGACGAGGTGTGGGAGTCACGTATTAAAGAACTTGCACCATATAAAGTTACAAAAGAAATTATGGCAAATGCAGGAGAACAGGCAATCTTTTTACACTGCTTACCGGCATTCCATGATTTGAATACGACAATTGGTAAAGAGATGGGAGAACGCTTCGGATTTACAGATATGGAAGTGACAGATGAAGTGTTTGAATCTGAGCAGTCAAAAGTATTTGATGAGGCCGAGAACCGTATGCACACAATTAAAGCGGTTATGGTAGCAACACTTGGAGAAGTAAAATAA
- a CDS encoding TrkH family potassium uptake protein encodes MRKKTIKERLQEGSFNTVRVIGMGFLFVILIGAVLLWMPFSVTTPMKFTDALFTSVTAVCVTGLVTVTPAVQFTVVGKVILLFLIQIGGLGIIACVVAFMILAGQRISLRRRVMIQESYGLDTLSGMVQYIIRIIKGTFFVEGIGALAYSFYFVPKYGVLKGIAYAIFHAISAFCNAGIDILGSSSYMHMVTSPIINFTTIFLVVSGGLGFVVWYDILNNIKQVRSIKDVKRNFFHRLSLQSKIVLTMTAGLLLFGMFAFLLLEYHNPVTMGKLTFWQKVQASLFQSVSTRTAGFATVSQSGLTAASKAIGCMLMMIGGSSGGTAGGVKTTTVALLLLTCLGVVRGSRDIECYGRKIPLSQVKSAVTILFLTIMFWMSGTIIITILDPQVNFLRIVYETTSAIATVGLSADLTPSLSRASQYVLMVIMYIGRIGPVTMAMIFAGKGKNAEQYRELPEKQIMIG; translated from the coding sequence ATGAGAAAGAAAACAATAAAAGAGCGTTTGCAAGAAGGAAGCTTTAATACAGTGCGGGTAATCGGAATGGGATTTTTGTTCGTAATTTTGATTGGCGCAGTACTTCTATGGATGCCATTTTCCGTGACAACACCGATGAAATTTACCGATGCATTATTTACGTCGGTTACAGCAGTCTGTGTGACAGGGCTTGTTACAGTTACTCCGGCAGTACAATTTACTGTGGTGGGAAAAGTAATCTTATTATTCCTGATTCAAATTGGAGGACTTGGAATTATTGCATGCGTTGTTGCATTTATGATCCTTGCAGGACAAAGGATTTCCCTGAGAAGACGAGTTATGATCCAGGAAAGCTATGGGTTGGATACGCTGAGTGGAATGGTACAATATATTATTCGGATTATAAAAGGCACATTTTTCGTTGAAGGAATCGGTGCACTTGCCTATAGTTTTTACTTCGTTCCAAAATATGGAGTGTTAAAAGGAATTGCATATGCGATATTCCATGCTATATCAGCATTTTGCAACGCAGGTATTGATATACTCGGGAGCTCCAGTTATATGCATATGGTCACAAGTCCAATCATTAATTTTACGACGATATTTCTCGTTGTAAGCGGAGGTCTTGGATTTGTAGTGTGGTATGATATTTTGAATAATATAAAACAAGTGCGAAGTATAAAAGATGTGAAGCGAAATTTCTTTCACAGACTGTCTTTGCAGAGCAAGATTGTACTTACAATGACGGCAGGGCTGCTTTTGTTTGGAATGTTTGCATTTCTTTTATTGGAATATCATAATCCTGTGACAATGGGAAAATTGACATTCTGGCAGAAAGTACAGGCGTCATTATTTCAATCTGTCTCAACACGAACAGCAGGATTTGCGACAGTTTCTCAATCAGGGCTGACAGCCGCATCGAAGGCAATCGGCTGTATGCTGATGATGATTGGAGGTTCTTCCGGAGGAACAGCAGGAGGTGTCAAAACGACAACGGTTGCGCTGCTGTTATTGACTTGCTTAGGTGTAGTAAGAGGAAGTCGTGATATAGAGTGTTATGGAAGAAAAATTCCACTCTCACAAGTAAAATCTGCGGTGACAATTTTATTTTTGACAATTATGTTTTGGATGTCGGGAACAATTATCATCACGATTTTAGATCCACAGGTGAATTTTTTGAGAATTGTATATGAAACAACATCGGCAATTGCTACAGTTGGTTTATCGGCAGATTTGACACCTAGCTTGAGCAGAGCAAGTCAGTATGTACTGATGGTGATAATGTACATTGGAAGAATCGGACCGGTCACGATGGCAATGATTTTTGCAGGAAAAGGGAAAAATGCAGAACAGTATCGTGAATTACCGGAAAAACAGATTATGATAGGATAG
- the dusB gene encoding tRNA dihydrouridine synthase DusB: MKQLTIGNVTLDNCYVLGPMAGVTDLPFRLLCREQGAGLLCMEMISAKGILYNNKNTESLLQIHPDEMPVSLQLFGSDPKIVSEMAKRIEERPFSILDINMGCPVPKIVRNGEGSALMKNPKLVYELVSATVKAIQKPVTVKIRKGFDDEHVNAVEIAKIIEEAGASAVAVHGRTREQYYSGKADWNIIRQVKEAVHIPVIGNGDVTSGEKAVAMQEQTGCDGVMIARGAQGNPWIFSELTAYEKTGEMPKRPDVDEIRQMMLRHARLQLQYKGDYTGIREMRKHVAWYTKGLHNAARLRDDINSVESYEELEKILTVLA; this comes from the coding sequence ATGAAACAGTTAACAATTGGAAATGTTACATTGGACAATTGCTATGTACTGGGACCGATGGCAGGCGTAACAGACCTGCCATTTCGTTTGTTATGTAGAGAACAGGGAGCAGGTCTGCTGTGCATGGAAATGATCAGTGCAAAAGGGATTTTATATAACAATAAAAATACAGAAAGTCTGCTTCAGATCCATCCGGATGAGATGCCGGTATCATTGCAGCTATTTGGTTCAGATCCAAAGATTGTAAGTGAGATGGCGAAACGTATCGAAGAAAGACCATTTTCGATATTAGATATTAATATGGGATGTCCGGTGCCGAAAATTGTCCGAAACGGGGAAGGGTCTGCATTGATGAAAAATCCGAAGCTGGTGTATGAACTTGTATCAGCAACAGTGAAGGCAATTCAAAAACCGGTAACTGTCAAAATCCGAAAAGGATTTGATGATGAACATGTAAATGCAGTAGAAATTGCAAAGATTATTGAAGAAGCCGGAGCTTCGGCAGTTGCGGTACATGGCAGAACGAGAGAACAGTATTATTCAGGAAAAGCTGACTGGAATATTATTCGTCAGGTAAAGGAAGCTGTTCATATTCCGGTTATTGGAAATGGAGATGTGACATCGGGAGAAAAGGCAGTTGCAATGCAGGAACAAACAGGATGTGACGGAGTAATGATCGCACGCGGGGCACAAGGAAATCCATGGATCTTTTCAGAGCTGACAGCATATGAAAAAACAGGTGAAATGCCGAAACGTCCGGATGTAGATGAGATACGTCAGATGATGCTTAGACATGCAAGACTCCAACTGCAATATAAAGGCGATTATACCGGAATCCGAGAGATGAGAAAACATGTTGCCTGGTATACCAAAGGACTGCATAATGCAGCACGTTTAAGGGATGATATCAATAGCGTTGAGAGCTATGAAGAACTTGAAAAAATCTTGACAGTATTGGCATGA
- the rlmB gene encoding 23S rRNA (guanosine(2251)-2'-O)-methyltransferase RlmB produces MITSTSNQRIKEIVQLQKKNRARNTEGVFIVEGIRMVREIPEDKLKALYVTEEFYKKHKAELPGNVKPEFVTPTVFSYIADTKTPQGVLAIVWQNKYTLADILKKGTEKKEMLLVLDNLQDPGNLGTIFRTAEAAGVTGIILSKDSVDIYNPKVIRSTMGAIFRMPFVYVEKLTDTIEELKAHQIQVYAAHLEGKNAYDEECYLNGTAYLIGNEGNGLRQEVADCADTWIRIPMLGQAESLNAAVAASILMFEAARQRRK; encoded by the coding sequence ATGATCACAAGTACAAGTAACCAGAGAATTAAGGAGATTGTACAGCTTCAAAAGAAAAACAGAGCAAGAAATACAGAGGGTGTATTTATTGTAGAAGGAATCCGTATGGTAAGGGAAATACCTGAGGATAAGCTAAAAGCACTCTATGTAACAGAAGAGTTTTATAAAAAGCATAAAGCAGAACTGCCGGGAAATGTGAAGCCGGAGTTTGTAACTCCGACGGTGTTTTCATATATTGCAGATACAAAAACACCTCAAGGGGTACTGGCAATTGTATGGCAGAATAAATACACGTTGGCAGATATTTTAAAAAAAGGTACAGAAAAAAAAGAAATGCTGCTTGTGTTAGATAATCTTCAGGATCCGGGAAATCTTGGAACCATTTTCAGAACTGCAGAGGCAGCGGGGGTTACAGGGATTATTCTTAGTAAAGACAGCGTGGATATTTACAATCCGAAAGTGATCCGCTCTACGATGGGTGCAATTTTCCGTATGCCATTTGTGTATGTGGAGAAATTGACAGATACAATAGAAGAATTAAAGGCACATCAGATTCAGGTTTATGCGGCTCATTTGGAGGGGAAGAATGCATATGATGAGGAGTGCTATCTCAATGGCACAGCTTATCTGATTGGAAATGAAGGAAATGGACTGAGACAAGAGGTGGCAGATTGTGCGGACACATGGATACGGATTCCTATGTTGGGACAGGCAGAATCCTTGAATGCAGCAGTTGCAGCTTCCATTTTGATGTTTGAAGCAGCAAGACAGAGACGAAAATAA